CATCGCCGGATTGCCAGCGAGGGCCGCGCTAAAGTCGTCGACACCGAAACCAACGCCAAACTGAAGGTCACGTTTGCTCATATCGGCGATAATTACTTTTACACTTTCGGTGGTAAGTACTGGATTACCTATCTTGATTCCAACTATCGCTATGCGATTGTCGGCCATCCGAATCGCAAGTACGGCTGGATTCTATCACGCGAGCCAAGCCTGCCTGAAAGTACGTTGCATATGCTGATCACCGAGCTAAAAATGCGCGGCTATGATGCTTGCCAATTCATGATGACACCACAAAAAGGTGGCTACTCGACTCGAGGCAGCCTCTGTGATTTAGTCTCTGTCGATACTCTGGAACAAGAGCTTTAAAAAACAAAGGGTCCGGCGTTCCGCCAGACCCTTGCTATTTTCCGCTGAAAGATTGGAACCCTAAGCGATCTTTTTAATCAAGTGATGGAATGTTTCCTTGTCCGTCTC
The sequence above is drawn from the Bdellovibrionales bacterium genome and encodes:
- a CDS encoding lipocalin family protein produces the protein MLKSKLVFLFLLVCGGFASADPLTTVDHVDLTLYVGKWYEIASIPQYFQRKCVSDTTAEYEIIGKNRVRVYNSCETEDHRRIASEGRAKVVDTETNAKLKVTFAHIGDNYFYTFGGKYWITYLDSNYRYAIVGHPNRKYGWILSREPSLPESTLHMLITELKMRGYDACQFMMTPQKGGYSTRGSLCDLVSVDTLEQEL